From the genome of Populus alba chromosome 10, ASM523922v2, whole genome shotgun sequence, one region includes:
- the LOC118046376 gene encoding uncharacterized protein, with translation MGADQQQGLPSYYSILGVSSESSINEIKRAYRKLAMQWHPDRLTRTPSLLGEAKRKFQQIQEAYAVLSDHRKRTMYDAGLYDPEDQEDEGLSDFVQEILNLMAQDKRQDKSYSMEELQTMLLEMAQGFETSSWHCTPSILEEPRNSKRARCDADPMMDRGSSHFSLSGWGVYGCG, from the exons ATGGGGGCTGATCAGCAGCAAGGGTTACCGTCTTATTACAGCATTCTTGGTGTTAGTTCCGAGTCTTCTATTAATGAAATAAAGCGTGCTTATCGCAAGCTCGCTATG CAATGGCATCCTGATAGGTTGACAAGAACACCTTCGCTTTTGGGTGAAGCCAAACGTAAATTCCAGCAAATTCAAGAAGCCTATGCAG TGTTATCCGATCATAGAAAAAGAACAATGTATGATGCAGGATTATATGACCCTGAAGACCAAGAAGATGAG GGCCTTTCTGATTTTGTGCAGGAAATATTGAATCTCATGGCCCAGGATAAGAGACAG GACAAGAGTTACAGCATGGAGGAGCTGCAGACAATGCTCTTGGAAATGGCTCAGGGATTTGAAACTTCATCGTGGCACTGTACACCCTCAATTCTTGAAGAACCTAGAAATTCAAAAAGGGCAAGGTGTGATGCAGATCCAATGATGGACAGGGGAAGTTCGCATTTCAGTCTCTCGGGCTGGGGAGTGTATGGTTGTGGCTGA